The Brachyhypopomus gauderio isolate BG-103 chromosome 19, BGAUD_0.2, whole genome shotgun sequence DNA segment AGGTTTTACACTAATGATGATATGCGATTGAAGACAATTCAATTTCCGGAAAGTGAGTTGCCTGTTCAGTACCTGTGTATATATCTCCTTAAATGGATTCTTACAGGAGAAAAAGTCCAGGTCAATGTCGAGGATGTATTGATCGGCCTGTCCAATGACACCGAGGAGAGTGTTTACAACAGGCGCTGTTGAGTCATCCGCTGTACAGTTCTGGTCCGGGGTGCTGTGGCTGCTCCTTGGCGTACTGCTGCCACCTGGTGGCTGAGGTGTGCTAGTGCAAGACTCACTGCAGCTCGGTTGACAGTCCTCTTTGTCCGTCTCTGTGCTGGTGGACGTTTTGGGCTTTTTAGCAGCGCGGCCGTTGCTTTCAGTGTTTGAGGAGGTGTCCACTGGGGTCACCTGGAGGACGTTTAGGCGCAGTGGCTTGGGTTCTTCTAGCTGAGCCAAAGGAACATACAAGGCGTCACTGAGGAAGTAATCGTCAGTGCTTGTAACCCTGGAATGGGATTTAGTCATAGGGCAGAAGCTGTAATGGACCCAAAGCAGAAATCCAACGCTATTAGAAACAAGCATCACAGAGGCGGAATATAGATTAGTTCTGTGGCTCTACAGGGATTTTAACCACCGCCAGATATTTAGAGAATATGGAAATCATGTATCATACAAGAAATAACATTAATGAACACGAATCTTTCTAGATTCTTCTAAAGCGACTTTCCACCATCTGACCAGCACTTCTTAAACGTTTAAAAACGACACAAAGAGTGACCGCTCCTCACCTGATGGTGGTTGTTGACGCGTCTCTCCCGACAAACATATTATGCTCCCCCCCTTTGATCTGCTGAGCCCAGTAGGGGTGGAGCCAGGAGACGTGGGACACATGTCCCGCATAAACCATCGGCATGATCCAGTTCTCGATGCTCAGCTCActagtagagagagagagagagagagagagagagagagagagagagagagagagagagagagagagagagagagaagttccATGGTTGTCAAAGGAGTCAACAGTGGGCATTTGACTGAGCTATTGTTCCGGGTCAAACCCTGAGCAAAAACCTTCCTGCTTGACATACGAACCGGAGCAGGCACACGAAGCCACTGTACACAGGGACGTCAAAAGTGCTGTCTGAGCTTTTTCTTACTGTGGAAATCTGAAATATTTCAGTAACTGGGAAGTTATACTATGTGCCACGGAGCTTTATTGCAGAGAATAAAGTCTGCAGCTGGACATCTGACATGGCTTTGTACATTCTGATGCCGTGTGTTGAAGAACTCCTGTGACAGGTGGTGACAAGCTCCTCACTTCATAATATATGACAGAGAATGTCCTCTCAGGAAACATTCCCATACGTGTCTGTCTCCGTCTCACTCACACTCGCAAAGGTtcaggagaaaaagagagaggggggggggttgggggacagagaaagcgagagagagagagagagagagagagagagagagagagagagagagagagagagaggggggggacagagagagagagggggggacacagagagagagagggggggacacacacagagagagagagagagagggcacacagagagagagagagagagagagagagagagagagggcacagagaaagagagggagagagagggagagagagagagagtgttataATAGGTGGTGCTGTACTGTATCTGGGTAATATCCATCTCACCTGTACAGGGTGTCTTTGTCAAACACCGTGTTGGCGGGCATATTCACAGGAATCAGGAGATCAGGGTGGGAGTCCAGATGAACCATTTTAATATCTCTCATTGGCATATGGCGAGAAGCAATGGCGCGATATATGTGGGGCACAACCTGTACAAAACAACGAATAAACCAAATAACTTATGTTTCCTATATTTATTAAGACATTTTAATTAGCTGGTTAGCTACAAAACTATTTCAAAAATAGTGATAGGCGTTTAGGTTTAGTGTTTTCTGTCAATATTAACAGTTGTGGTTTGCAGCAGTATATGAGATCATTACAGAGACCTGTGAGCCCACTAGACATTTTGTTGACAAGGTTATTTAGCTCATTAGCTAGCCTAGCTAGGCTATTTATCTCGTTAAACGATAAATAGTTTAATTTCTCACGTCGTGATGGTCTTCCACAACCCACACGGGCAGTTTATCGTAAGTGCGTTTCACTGGCAGCGTTGTCATTTCGCCGGTTATCAGGATATGAGTGAAAAAGGCCAAAGAGACATCGTTATGatatgctagctagctagcggcTAACAGGTAAGGTCGGACCGATATCGATGAAACACCTTGCGCCGTTGTTTTAGATCCGGGTAAGAACACCTTCCAACGATTAGGACTGTGTATTTTTTCCCTGCGCATTTTAATTGCCTGCGCAAGTTAGAGGTTCGGTTTCATTTACAAAGTCTCCTCATCCTCTTTTTTTACCCTGTGATAATAATTTAGATTTGCCACCATATTAAGAAACACTACATCTCAAAATC contains these protein-coding regions:
- the c19h5orf22 gene encoding UPF0489 protein C5orf22 homolog isoform X1, whose amino-acid sequence is MTTLPVKRTYDKLPVWVVEDHHDVVPHIYRAIASRHMPMRDIKMVHLDSHPDLLIPVNMPANTVFDKDTLYSELSIENWIMPMVYAGHVSHVSWLHPYWAQQIKGGEHNMFVGRDASTTTISFCPMTKSHSRVTSTDDYFLSDALYVPLAQLEEPKPLRLNVLQVTPVDTSSNTESNGRAAKKPKTSTSTETDKEDCQPSCSESCTSTPQPPGGSSTPRSSHSTPDQNCTADDSTAPVVNTLLGVIGQADQYILDIDLDFFSCKNPFKEIYTQEEYSILQEMYSFSRPHEGAKEEELVECVDRRTRQLEDLEGVFADLLEDDGQRTLERWQSTPGMESLTKLVHSLKSRTESPDYEMVHQAGLTCDYAELPHHVSSEAEIQQLLQAVRRVLQALPKPTIVTMARSSLDEYCPAEQVNSIQNSVLNILETLFGSLDVHKEYESPEESTPQSS
- the c19h5orf22 gene encoding UPF0489 protein C5orf22 homolog isoform X2, which gives rise to MTTLPVKRTYDKLPVWVVEDHHDVVPHIYRAIASRHMPMRDIKMVHLDSHPDLLIPVNMPANTVFDKDTLYSELSIENWIMPMVYAGHVSHVSWLHPYWAQQIKGGEHNMFVGRDASTTTIRVTSTDDYFLSDALYVPLAQLEEPKPLRLNVLQVTPVDTSSNTESNGRAAKKPKTSTSTETDKEDCQPSCSESCTSTPQPPGGSSTPRSSHSTPDQNCTADDSTAPVVNTLLGVIGQADQYILDIDLDFFSCKNPFKEIYTQEEYSILQEMYSFSRPHEGAKEEELVECVDRRTRQLEDLEGVFADLLEDDGQRTLERWQSTPGMESLTKLVHSLKSRTESPDYEMVHQAGLTCDYAELPHHVSSEAEIQQLLQAVRRVLQALPKPTIVTMARSSLDEYCPAEQVNSIQNSVLNILETLFGSLDVHKEYESPEESTPQSS
- the c19h5orf22 gene encoding UPF0489 protein C5orf22 homolog isoform X3, whose translation is MTTLPVKRTYDKLPVWVVEDHHDVVPHIYRAIASRHMPMRDIKMVHLDSHPDLLIPVNMPANTVFDKDTLYSELSIENWIMPMVYAGHVSHVSWLHPYWAQQIKGGEHNMFVGRDASTTTISFCPMTKSHSRVTSTDDYFLSDALYVPLAQLEEPKPLRLNVLQVTPVDTSSNTESNGRAAKKPKTSTSTETDKEDCQPSCSESCTSTPQPPGGSSTPRSSHSTPDQNCTADDSTAPVVNTLLGVIGQADQYILDIDLDFFSCKNPFKEIYTQEEYSILQEMYSFSRPHEGAKEEELVECVDRRTRQLEDLEGVFADLLEDDGQRTLERWQSTPGCTRQASPATTLSSRTTSAVKLRSSSCSRLYAGSSRLCPNPP